From Maniola hyperantus chromosome 28, iAphHyp1.2, whole genome shotgun sequence, one genomic window encodes:
- the LOC117995015 gene encoding uncharacterized protein, whose product MAFLTGFFLVALLCSVRCNPLGETTVCESTPNVLPSFGLGVGPLGLNLPSSLLMQLMSQTVAPTLGSTTICDSKPNIGLPVISPYGLPFNTGLGTGTICESMPNLGLPLLQNYGLPVPGQTTICESSPNLSPLNLPLPYGLNLPGLFNNLPGSTTVIESTPNAISPLGMPFGLPGMGLAGLGLPYSRQLGGLGFGLPLNGLGLPLNGLGRFPVSPFGLPIM is encoded by the exons ATGGCgtttttaactggttttttccttgTTG CTCTACTATGCTCAGTACGCTGCAACCCATTGGGTGAAACCACCGTCTGTGAATCTACGCCCAATGTTTTGCCGAGCTTTGGCCTTGGGGTTGGACCGTTGGGACTAAACCTACCATCATCTTTACTAATGCAGCTTATGTCACAAACCGTGGCCCCAACGTTGGGCTCGACTACCATATGTGACAGCAAACCTAACATTGGCTTACCTGTCATTTCACCTTATGGCTTACCTTTCAATACAG gTCTTGGTACAGGCACAATATGTGAATCCATGCCGAACCTTGGCTTACCTCTGCTACAAAACTACGGGTTACCTGTCCCCGGCCAAACAACCATCTGCGAAAGTTCACCCAACCTATCCCCATTGAACTTACCTTTAC CTTACGGCCTAAACTTACCTGGACTATTTAACAACTTACCTGGATCAACCACTGTAATCGAAAGTACTCCCAATGCTATTTCACCACTTGGCATGCCTTTCGGCTTACCTGGGATGGGATTAGCTGGGTTGGGTTTACCTTATTCCAGGCAACTTGGAGGCCTTGGCTTTGGTTTACCTCTTAATGGACTAGGCTTACCTCTAAACGGACTTGGTAGATTCCCAGTCAGTCCTTTCGGCTTACCAATAATGTAA